Genomic window (Gemmatimonadota bacterium):
CCGGGTCCTCGAAACAGCGCACCACGTGCACGATGGCGTCGGTCTCACGGATGTTGGACAGGAACTTGTTCCCCAGCCCTTCACCCTGCGCGGCGCCTTTCACCAGTCCGGCGATGTCGACGAATTGCACGACTGCCGGCACGGTGCGCTTGGGCTTGACGATCTCCGCCAGGCGATCGAGGCGGGGATCCGGCACCTCCACCATCCCGACGTTCGGGTCGACGGTGCAGAAGGGGTAGTTCGCTGCGGCGGCCGCAGCGGACGAGGTGAGGGCGTTGAAGAGCGAGGACTTCCCGACGTTGGGAAGGCCGACGATACCGAGGGACAACATGCGGGGCGGTGGCTAGGGCGAAGACGGCGGAGGCGGGGCGACCTGCGGCAACTGCGACAACTGCAAACGGCAACGACAGCAGCACGGGCAGTACGAGCAGCACGCGTGGCACGAGGAAGAGCTGCTGCGCTGAAGGCACGGAAATGTACTCAGTGCGTGGAAATGATGATGCGTCTGTGATCGGCGCCGTCCATCGTTGGGGCATGCACCCACACGAACGCCTGACTGCGTGGCAGAAAGCCCACGAGTTCACACTCGCTGTGCTGCGGGCGATCGAGCGCCCGCCGCGCGCGGGTCACCTCGTGGTCGTGAACCAGCTGCGGCGTGCGGCGATATCGGTCACCACAAACATCGTCGAGGGCGCGAGTCGCGACAGCGCCGAGCAGTTCGCCTCGTTTCTCAACATCGCGCTCGGCTCGGCGCGGGAGTGCGGCTACTTGATTTGCCTCGCCGCGGAACTTGGCGCGATCCCGTCCGCATCGAGGGCGACGCTGGAAGCGCGCTGCGATCAAGTCTGCCGCCTCATCGTCCCGCTCAAGAGGCACCTGCAGCGCGCCATCGCCGCCAAACCACCCCGCACGCGCGCCACTCGTGCTGCCCGTGCCGCTCGTACCGCCCGTGCTGCGCCCTGACTAGTTCGGCTGCGCCACAATCCACCCTTCAACCAGCGTCACGAGCGCCGGCAGCTGCTCCTCGATCGCTTCTCGCTCCGCCTTTCCCGCCTTCCCCAGCACAAAATCGGACAGGTCGCCCACCGGCCGATCGTCCCCTGGCCTGATGCCGACCCGCAGTCGCGCGTACTCCTGCGAGCCCACGTGGGCTTCGATCGACTTGAGGCCATTGTGTCCTCCCGCGCTCCCCTTCGAGCGAAAACGGTGCGTCCTGAGGGGCAGGGCGACCTCGTCGACGATCACCAACAAGTCCGACGCCGACGACCATCCCTCACGTCGTATGTAGGGCGCGATCGCGTTCCCGCTGAGGTTCATGAAGGTCTGCGGTTTCATCAACCGCACGCGGGTGCTGCCGAGCCGGCCGTCGCAGACGAGGGCGTCGCGGTCCTTGCGCCAGCCCTCGAAATGCCAAACGTCGGCCAGGTGGTCGACGACCCACCAGCCGACGTTGTGTCGGGTCTGCTCGTACTGCTTCCCCGGGTTGCCGAGGCCGACGACGAGCTTCACCGGTCAGGCGACTACTTCTTGTCGCCCTCGGCTTCGTCCGCCTTGGCCTTGCGGATGACCTCGGGCTCGCTCCCCGTGGCGCCTTCAGCCGCAGGCGCTGCCGCTTCTTCCTTCGGCGCGGAGACGATCATGATGGTTCCGGACGAATCGAGTACTTCGACGCCGTCGGGAACCTTGATGTCGGACACGTGAAGTGAGTGGCCGATGGTGACCTCGGTAACATCCACTTCAATGCGGTTCGGGATGTTGGCCGGGTCGACGCGGCACTCGATTTCCTGCAGGACCTGGGTCATGATGCCGCCGCCGAGGCGGACACCGATGGGGGTACCCACGAGGACGATCGGGATGTTGACGACGACCTTCTCACCGGCGACGAGCTCCTGAAAATCGACGTGGAGCACGCTGCGGCTGAGCGGGTGACGCTGGATCTCACGGATCAGCGTCATGGCGTTTGCGCCGTCGACGGCGAGATCGATGACGGTGGTCTCGGCGTTGATGTGCCCCAGCAGCCGCTCGAGCTCACGGGCATCGAGGCTCAGGGCCTGCGGGTCGCGGGTGTGGCCGTAGACGATGGCCGGGACGCGGCCGCTGCGACGCAGGGAGCGAGCGACGCCCTTGCCGGTGTCCTGACGGGCGGAGGCGCTGAGAGATGCGGTAGCCATGGGTAGAACCGGAAGACGGGAAGGGAATCAGTCGAACAACGAACTCACGCTTTGCTCCAGGTGTGTGAAGCGGATGGCCTTGGCCAAGAGTCCGCCGGTCGACAACACCGTGAGGCGATCAAACCGCTTTTCTGGCGCCAGGGCAATGGAGTCGGTCACGACCACCTCTGCGATTGGCGCCTTTTGCAAACGTTCCACCGCCGGCCCGGACAGCAGCGCGTGGGTGGCACAGACATAAATGTCGCCCGCGCCCAGGTCCTTGAGGGCTCGAGCTGCCTCACTGACCGTCCCGGCGGTGTCGATCATGTCATCCGGGATGATGCAGTCCTTGCCCTCCACCTCGCCCACCACGTTGACCACTTCCGAGACGTTCGCCGACGGGCGGCGCTTGTCGATGATGGCCAGCGTGGCATTCAACTTCTTGCCAAAACTGCGGGCCATCTTCGCGGAACCCACATCGGGGGCGACGATGACCGGATCTTTCAGTTGTTTCTTCTTGAAATGCCCCATCAGAACCGGGGCCGCGTAGAGGTGATCGACGGGGAAGTCGAAGAACCCCTGCAGCTGGTGCTGGTGGAAGTCGAGTCCCAACACCCGATCGGCACCTGCGCGCTCGATGAGGTTGGCCACGACCTTGGCTCCAATGGCGACGCGGGGCTGGTCCTTGCGGTCCTGCCTCGAGTAGCCGTAATACGGCATAACGAGTGTGATACGTGCAGCAGACGCCCGGCGTGCGGCGTCGATCAACAGGAGCGCCTCCAGGAGGTTCTCCGCGGGCGGGTTGGTCGGCTGTACAATGAACACGTCCGCGCCGCGCACGTTTTCATCGATTCGGACAAAGATCTCACCGTCCGCAAAGCGGCTCAGCGTGACCTTGGCCAGTTCCACGCCCAGGTTCCGGGCGATTTCTTCGGCCAGTTCTCTGTTGGCGCTCCCCGAGAGCAGCTTGAATCCGCGGAGCACGCCAGGCAGGTGGTCCATTACGGTTGAGCCTCTAAAGCTAGATGGGACAACGATCTCGGTCAACCGAGCCGGGTGCACCGGCCCGGGCGAGTTGCCCCCCCAGGGTTCGAACCTGGACTAGATGCTCCAAAGGCATCTGTGCTGCCATTACACCAGGGGGCAGAGCCCATAAAGCTAGCGCCGGCGGGTCCGCCGGAGGAAGTCGGCAGGTCGTGCCTACTCCACCGATATTCGCTCCACTCCCACAGCGGTGCGGGTCCGCACCACCCGAAAACTATCGGGCAGCCCCGGAACAACCGAGGGGAGGATGGTCTCTCCGGGCGAGAGGGCATACAGCGTGGATCCTGACCCGGACATCCGGACGAGCTTATCGGCGCCCAGGGCCTTCAGGCTCTGAAAGGCCGCCGCGAGCTGGGGATGGCGGGGGAAGACCACGTCCTCGAACTCGTTCACCGCTGCGCTACCGATGGCCGCCCAGGTTGCCATCGTGCCGCCCACCACAAGGGCCGGCCCGGGCACGGGAACGCCGCGCCCCGTAACCCAGCCGTACGCCTCAGCGGTGTTCACCCCGAACGGCGGGACCACAGCGAGGCATTCGGCCGCGGGGAGGGCCGACAGGGCGAGCAGTCGGTCGCCGCGACCCCAACCGAGGGCCAGGGGAGTCGCGTCCTGCGTCAGGAATGGCACGTCGGCGCCGATCGATCCGGCAACTCTCAGCAGTTGCTCAGGCGTCAGGCCCCCGTGCAAGCGATCCAGCAGCCGCAACACGGCCCCAGCGTCCGCGCTGCCGCCGCCGAGCCCACCGCCGGTGGGGATGTGCTTGGCGATCTCAATGCGAAATCCGCGTGAGGATCCCAACGCGTACAGGTACGCGTCCGCAGCGCGCCACGCGAGGTTGTCCTCGTCGCGACCGAGTCCCTCCGGGGGGACCATGGGCCCAGCGCACGCGAGCGTCCGGGAGCCCGATGTCAGCTCAACGCGTACCTCATCCGCGAGGTCGAGTCGCTGGAAGATCGTCTCGATCTGGTGGTATCCGGTGACCTCACGGGCAAGGAACCGCAGGGTCAGGTTGATCTTGGCTTGCGCACGGAGCCGTGCTGCCAGCGTCATGGGTTGGCGTTGGCCGTCTTGCCGAGGTCCCCAAACTGCATCCCCAGCCGGCTGAAGTAGTACAGGCCGATGACCGTGATGGGGATGAAGGAGATGATGTGGAAGCCGAAGCCCCAGCTGATCGCCTGGTCGGCCGGCACGCCAAAGAGGGCCAATCCCTCACGTCCAAAAAACTCGAAGATGCCAAAGAAGCCTGGGGTCGAAGGTGCGGCGACGCCGACCGCAATCAACGAACCGACGAACACGGCTGCGGCAAACGGGGCGTCGATCCCCACGGCGAGAAAGCCCAGGTAAAAGGCGAACGCGTTGACGAGCCACATCACCACGGCCCAGCCGAAGATCCGCGCGAATCGCACCGGGGATCGCAGGGCGGCAAAGCCCCCGAGCAGCGACCCGACAAACGGGCTCAACTTGCGGTGCAGGACCGGGGCCACCCGGCCGATCACCCCGTCGAAGATCCGGGTGACAAGCGAGGGAAAGAAGGCGAGTGCGAAGAGGCCAGCCAGCGCCACGGCCGCGACCCCACCGACCACGCGCGTGGTCCGGGTGATCGTCCACCCATTGATGGTGGTGTCTGGGGGAATGTCCGACACCATCACCGCCCCGACCAGCAGGACGATCACGACGACGGCATCGATGACCCGGTCAACGGCGAGTGAGGCGACCGCCGTGGGGAAGGGAATGCGACGGTCCTCGCGGGTGACCGCGAACGCGCGCGCGACCTCGCCTGCCCTCGCGGGGACGACGTTATTCACCATCATCCCGATCGCGATCGAACGCCACAGGGGCGCTACCGGGACATCGGCCACGGGTTCGAGGATAACGCGCCAGCGCAGGGCGCGCAGCGGAAAGACCAGCGTGGCGACAACCCCCGAAGCGAGGAACAGCCCCCAGTTCGAGGAAGCCAGCAAGCGACCCACTTCACGGAAGTCGACGCCGCGCAGCGTGTACCACAACGCGGCAGCGCTGACCGCGACTCCAACCCACGCCCTCCAGCCGAACTTCATGAGGCGTCTGGGCGCGCGAGGTCGAGGAGGTCGAAGATCTCCTGCAGCGTGTCGTCGGCGGGTGTTCCACGGGACCGCCAGCTCTCTCGCAGGGCGATGGCGCGTTCGATCGCGGCCGAGCCGCGGAACAGCAACGACTCAATCGGGACGACCTCCGTCGCGTCCAGGTCGGCAGGTTCACTCAGGGGTTGAGTGTCCAGCGAGCTGAACCCGGCGATGCCGGTTCCCAGGAAGGCCTTGAGGTCTGCACCCGTGGGCGTGGGGCGCGCCGTGCGGGGCGCGAGTGTCGGAATCGAAGGCACGGCGGCCGGGGTGAGGTGTCGCCGTCGCTGAACGGTAGCGATGGATCGCTCGAGGTCGTCGAGAGTGGCGAATGGCGCGGCAATAATGCGACTCGCGGTAGACAGGGCGTCGAGCTCGACGGACCCGAGCACATCACGCGCCTCGCGAGACTCAGCGAAGAATGCCGAGAGTTCGTGGGCGCCGTACGACGCAGCGAGTGTCTCTAGTTCACGGGTCGTGGCGTTCAGCTCGCGTCGCACCCGCGCAGCCGCGACGGGATCCTGTGCGGCGCGTCCGTCTCCCACGAGACGCTCGAGGTGCTCCGCGCGAGTGGCGAGGTCCTGATGTAGTCGCGCTTCGGCAGAGAGCGGGGGCTCCGCGCCGCGCGAGACGAGGTGCGGCCCGGCGTCTGCATGGAAGAGCTGGTCGATGCGAACGACGGGGGGCGTGGACGAGGTCGGCTGGTCCAACGCCGCGAGAGCCGCGGCCAGGGCCCCGGCCTCATCGTGAGGCACTTTGTGCGCGCCGGATCCGCGAAGTTCGTCCGCAGTGACCCGAAAGAGCGCGGCCGCAGTCCGGAATACGCTTGCCTCGCCGGAGGTCAGGGGAGCGTCCGGGAGTAGGCGTCGCGCGACCCGCTCAACCGACTCCGCCGCGTCAGCCAGCGGGGGGTAATTCCCGATCCCCGCCACGCCTCGCAGGGTACGGGATCGGCTGACGGCGTCGTCCAGCGCGCGCCGATTCGTCGAGTCGGCGACAAAGGCCGTGAGTTCCGCGGCGATCGCGGCCGCTTGCAGGGCCACGAACACGGGAACCGTTGCTTCGTGGCTCGGCGTTGGGCGGGCTGGTGTGGTGGCCGGAGCGGTGCGCCGGAGTTCCGCCAGCCGGGACTCGGCGAGCCCCTGTTCGCGTGGTCCCCACACGCGCACGGCACGCACGAGGAGGCGGAGGTCAACCACTGTGCGGCGGAGGAGGCTCGCGGCGTCGGGTCCCCAGGGGGTGCTTCCCTCGGCGATTCCACCGACCAGCGACTCGACCTCCCTCGCAATGGCGGCGATGGGATCGGCCTTGGCCATCGCCGAGCTGCCGCGCAGGGCGCGCGCCGTGGCGAGCAGGGCATTGGTGTCGGGGCCGCGCCCCTCAGGGACAGTCGCGAGCTGGTCGAGTGCGTCGAGATACTCGGCGGCTTCGACGAGGTAGTACTCGAGGAACTCGGGCGAACCGTTCATGGGGAGCGACGGGGTCAAAAAGCCGGGCGTCAAGTTAGGCACGAGGCTCCGGGACTCGCTAGGTAGACGCTCGAGCGGCGTCCATCGCCACACGCATCTCCCGGACCGCCGCGGCGATGCCGATGAAGACCGCGCGGCCCACGATGGCGTGGCCGATGTTCAGTTCCTCGACCTCGGGGATCGCGGCGACGGGGCCCACGTTGGCGACGGTAAGGCCGTGGCCGGCATGCACGTGGAGCCCGAGCGCGGACCCGAGCGCCGCCGCCGTTCGCAGGGCGCCGATAGGCATTTTGTCGGTTGGGTGGTGCGCATAGGTCCCCGTGTGCAGCTCCAATGCGGTCGCACCGACGTCGCGTGAGGTGCGCACCATGCGTTCGTCGGGGTCGACGAAGAGGGACACCAGGATGCCGGCCGATTGCAGTCTCGCGATCGTCGCCGTCAGCCCGACAGGGTCCCGGGTGACATCGAGACCACCCTCGGTTGTGACCTCTTCGCGACGCTCGGGCACCAGGGTGACCTGGTACGGTCGGACCCGGAGGGCGATCTCGACCATCTCGGGTGTGTTGGCCATCTCGAGGTTGAGGACCGTGCTGACGGTGCGCGCGAGCCGGTCGATGTCCTGGTCGATGATGTGGCGGCGGTCTTCACGGAGGTGCGCCGTGATGCCATCGGCGCCGGCCGCTTCGCAGGCCACCGCGGCCGCCACGGGATCGGGCTCGGCCGCCCGTCGCGCCTGACGAATGGTCGCGACGTGGTCGACGTTGATGTACAAACGCTGGTGGATGGTCGTCATGGGAGCAGAGACGGGAACGACAGGTGACGCAGTCGGGCACGTTGCCCGACCCCCCAGCTCCCGTTAGGTTCGCATCCAACCCTTGGCGGGAGCTCCTGCGTGAAGAAACTAGCCATCCTCGCGCTGATCGTGGCCGGGTGCAGCAGAAACCCCGGTCCGGGGTCCCAGCTCACTGGGGCGGCGGCCCCCCGGCTGGCCGCCGAGCAGTTCATGAAGGCGGTGGCCGCCCAGGACCTCCAGGCGATGTCGGTGGTATGGGGCACCGAGAAGGGCGCCGCCCGCGACCAACTCGACCGTTCCGAACTGGACCGACGACTGATCATGATCCAGTCGTGTTATGCCCATGATCGGTACACGATCGGAGAGGAGACTCCGGGCCCCAACGGGCACCGCTTCATCAAGGTGGCGGTTTCGCGCGGCCGCAACTCGCGCACGCCCAACTTCGAGATGGTCAAGGGGCCGTCGGATCGCTGGTATGTGCAGGACGCCGACTTCGACGCCATGCAGGGGATGTGTCGGACGGCCCAATAGGGAACCGAAGCCGACCGTCCTGATTAGTACTCCGACAGTTCGACGAGGACCCCGCCGGTGGATGCAGGATGGAGGAAGGCAATGCGTTTTTTCTCCGCGCCCAGTCGAGGAACCTCGTCGATGAGGCGGATCCCTGCGGACCGGCAGCGGTCGAGGGCCCCGTCGAGGTCGTCGACCGCAAAACAGACGTGGTGGATTCCCGGGCCACGCTTGGCGATGAACTTGCCAATGGGGGAACTCGGGTCGGAAGACTCCAGGAGCTCGACGAGGGAGTCTCCAGCCGCGACGCCGGCGATCTGGGCGCCGTCGGCATCGTCCAGGGGGACTTCTGGCATGCCGAGGACGTCTCGGTAGAGGGGGAGGAGCCCTTCGATCGAGCTGACGGCCAGGCCGATGTGGGCGATTCGGGTGCCGCGTGGTGTGGACTTGGGCATGGGTGACTACAATTGAAGACGGTTGGAATCTTATCAGTCGCCACGCGCGCGACGGGAGGAGCACCAGGCGATGGGCAACACGATGGCAGTGACGGACGCGACCTTCGAGTCGGAGATCGAGAAACACGAAGGGCTCGCCGTGGTCGACTTCTGGGCGGAATGGTGCGGGCCGTGCCGGATGGTCGGTCCGATCATTGACCAACTGGCGGGCGACTACGCCGGTCGGGCGAAGGTGGCCAAGCTTGACGTGGATTCGAGTGCGGGAACGGCCCGGCGGTTTGATGTCCGGTCGATCCCGACGATCCTGTTCTTCAAGGACGGGAAGCTGGTGGATCGCGTGGTCGGGTTCACGCAGAAGCCGGCGCTCGAGGCGAAGTTCAAGCAGCACATGACGGCCGCTGCCTAGCGACAGCGCGGGGAACTTCGCAGCTTGTGACAGGGGACCCGAGTACGGGTCCCCTGCTTTGCGTTCAGCCCCGGACTCCCGTGCGTCCAGACGCCTCCCCCAGTGACGAACTCGACCCGCAGCCGGTGCCCGCGGGTGAGTTGCGCGTCGTGTCCACGCCCATCGGGAACCTCGGCGACCTGAGTCCGCGCGCCGTCGAGGCACTGCGCACCGCGGACCTTGTGCTGTGCGAGGACACACGGCACTCCCGGCCGTTGCTGCGTCACTTCGAGGTCCATGCACCGGTGGAGGCGCTCCACGAGCATAACGAGGCCTCGATGGTGGCCCGCGTCGTATCCCGCCTGCGTGAAGGGGCC
Coding sequences:
- a CDS encoding four helix bundle protein, whose translation is MHPHERLTAWQKAHEFTLAVLRAIERPPRAGHLVVVNQLRRAAISVTTNIVEGASRDSAEQFASFLNIALGSARECGYLICLAAELGAIPSASRATLEARCDQVCRLIVPLKRHLQRAIAAKPPRTRATRAARAARTARAAP
- a CDS encoding aminoacyl-tRNA hydrolase; the encoded protein is MKLVVGLGNPGKQYEQTRHNVGWWVVDHLADVWHFEGWRKDRDALVCDGRLGSTRVRLMKPQTFMNLSGNAIAPYIRREGWSSASDLLVIVDEVALPLRTHRFRSKGSAGGHNGLKSIEAHVGSQEYARLRVGIRPGDDRPVGDLSDFVLGKAGKAEREAIEEQLPALVTLVEGWIVAQPN
- a CDS encoding 50S ribosomal protein L25 codes for the protein MATASLSASARQDTGKGVARSLRRSGRVPAIVYGHTRDPQALSLDARELERLLGHINAETTVIDLAVDGANAMTLIREIQRHPLSRSVLHVDFQELVAGEKVVVNIPIVLVGTPIGVRLGGGIMTQVLQEIECRVDPANIPNRIEVDVTEVTIGHSLHVSDIKVPDGVEVLDSSGTIMIVSAPKEEAAAPAAEGATGSEPEVIRKAKADEAEGDKK
- a CDS encoding ribose-phosphate pyrophosphokinase, giving the protein MDHLPGVLRGFKLLSGSANRELAEEIARNLGVELAKVTLSRFADGEIFVRIDENVRGADVFIVQPTNPPAENLLEALLLIDAARRASAARITLVMPYYGYSRQDRKDQPRVAIGAKVVANLIERAGADRVLGLDFHQHQLQGFFDFPVDHLYAAPVLMGHFKKKQLKDPVIVAPDVGSAKMARSFGKKLNATLAIIDKRRPSANVSEVVNVVGEVEGKDCIIPDDMIDTAGTVSEAARALKDLGAGDIYVCATHALLSGPAVERLQKAPIAEVVVTDSIALAPEKRFDRLTVLSTGGLLAKAIRFTHLEQSVSSLFD
- a CDS encoding 4-(cytidine 5'-diphospho)-2-C-methyl-D-erythritol kinase (An essential enzyme in the nonmevalonate pathway of isopentenyl diphosphate and dimethylallyl diphosphate biosynthesis), whose product is MTLAARLRAQAKINLTLRFLAREVTGYHQIETIFQRLDLADEVRVELTSGSRTLACAGPMVPPEGLGRDEDNLAWRAADAYLYALGSSRGFRIEIAKHIPTGGGLGGGSADAGAVLRLLDRLHGGLTPEQLLRVAGSIGADVPFLTQDATPLALGWGRGDRLLALSALPAAECLAVVPPFGVNTAEAYGWVTGRGVPVPGPALVVGGTMATWAAIGSAAVNEFEDVVFPRHPQLAAAFQSLKALGADKLVRMSGSGSTLYALSPGETILPSVVPGLPDSFRVVRTRTAVGVERISVE
- a CDS encoding flippase-like domain-containing protein, which translates into the protein MKFGWRAWVGVAVSAAALWYTLRGVDFREVGRLLASSNWGLFLASGVVATLVFPLRALRWRVILEPVADVPVAPLWRSIAIGMMVNNVVPARAGEVARAFAVTREDRRIPFPTAVASLAVDRVIDAVVVIVLLVGAVMVSDIPPDTTINGWTITRTTRVVGGVAAVALAGLFALAFFPSLVTRIFDGVIGRVAPVLHRKLSPFVGSLLGGFAALRSPVRFARIFGWAVVMWLVNAFAFYLGFLAVGIDAPFAAAVFVGSLIAVGVAAPSTPGFFGIFEFFGREGLALFGVPADQAISWGFGFHIISFIPITVIGLYYFSRLGMQFGDLGKTANANP
- a CDS encoding Hpt domain-containing protein; translation: MNGSPEFLEYYLVEAAEYLDALDQLATVPEGRGPDTNALLATARALRGSSAMAKADPIAAIAREVESLVGGIAEGSTPWGPDAASLLRRTVVDLRLLVRAVRVWGPREQGLAESRLAELRRTAPATTPARPTPSHEATVPVFVALQAAAIAAELTAFVADSTNRRALDDAVSRSRTLRGVAGIGNYPPLADAAESVERVARRLLPDAPLTSGEASVFRTAAALFRVTADELRGSGAHKVPHDEAGALAAALAALDQPTSSTPPVVRIDQLFHADAGPHLVSRGAEPPLSAEARLHQDLATRAEHLERLVGDGRAAQDPVAAARVRRELNATTRELETLAASYGAHELSAFFAESREARDVLGSVELDALSTASRIIAAPFATLDDLERSIATVQRRRHLTPAAVPSIPTLAPRTARPTPTGADLKAFLGTGIAGFSSLDTQPLSEPADLDATEVVPIESLLFRGSAAIERAIALRESWRSRGTPADDTLQEIFDLLDLARPDAS
- a CDS encoding pyridoxine 5'-phosphate synthase; the encoded protein is MTTIHQRLYINVDHVATIRQARRAAEPDPVAAAVACEAAGADGITAHLREDRRHIIDQDIDRLARTVSTVLNLEMANTPEMVEIALRVRPYQVTLVPERREEVTTEGGLDVTRDPVGLTATIARLQSAGILVSLFVDPDERMVRTSRDVGATALELHTGTYAHHPTDKMPIGALRTAAALGSALGLHVHAGHGLTVANVGPVAAIPEVEELNIGHAIVGRAVFIGIAAAVREMRVAMDAARAST
- the mce gene encoding methylmalonyl-CoA epimerase, which codes for MPKSTPRGTRIAHIGLAVSSIEGLLPLYRDVLGMPEVPLDDADGAQIAGVAAGDSLVELLESSDPSSPIGKFIAKRGPGIHHVCFAVDDLDGALDRCRSAGIRLIDEVPRLGAEKKRIAFLHPASTGGVLVELSEY
- the trxA gene encoding thioredoxin, which encodes MGNTMAVTDATFESEIEKHEGLAVVDFWAEWCGPCRMVGPIIDQLAGDYAGRAKVAKLDVDSSAGTARRFDVRSIPTILFFKDGKLVDRVVGFTQKPALEAKFKQHMTAAA